Proteins from a genomic interval of Polaribacter sejongensis:
- a CDS encoding LacI family DNA-binding transcriptional regulator: MKKYTIKNIAELAGVSKGTVDRVIHKRGKVSALALEKVTAVLNEIDYKPNLLARSLKNTKDYHICVVLPDYTKDAFWLPCYEGIVAAVNEFASFGVFIEPFFFHPNDVHSFVEVNKKVLELAPDAVLLAPLFYKETVGIINKYALKNIIVSKFNNQLEIENTKNFVGQDLFKSGRIAAGLLQMIIKKNATIDIIHVDEDFNNSIHMQEKEKGFRDYFDEIENSDYKIVTHNSKQSDLANNLDSIFSDSFTSDAIFVTTSKVYEVAEFIKSKNLNNVKLIGYDLLEENIQYLKENVIDFLIHQNPKKQVYLGLNYLVDFFLFNKEIPSKSLLPIDIITSENIDTYLEN, from the coding sequence ATGAAGAAATATACTATTAAAAATATTGCAGAATTAGCAGGTGTATCTAAAGGAACGGTAGATAGAGTTATTCATAAAAGAGGCAAAGTATCTGCGTTAGCTTTAGAAAAGGTGACTGCTGTTTTAAATGAAATAGACTACAAGCCTAATTTGCTTGCTAGAAGTTTAAAAAACACCAAAGATTACCACATTTGTGTTGTTTTACCAGATTATACTAAAGATGCTTTTTGGTTGCCATGTTATGAAGGTATTGTAGCGGCAGTAAATGAGTTTGCTTCTTTTGGTGTTTTTATAGAACCTTTCTTTTTTCATCCTAATGATGTGCATTCTTTTGTAGAGGTTAATAAGAAAGTATTAGAATTAGCCCCGGATGCCGTTTTACTGGCGCCTTTATTTTATAAAGAAACAGTAGGTATTATTAATAAATATGCACTTAAGAATATTATTGTTAGCAAATTTAACAACCAATTAGAAATTGAAAATACTAAGAATTTTGTTGGTCAAGATTTATTTAAAAGTGGAAGAATAGCTGCTGGGTTATTACAAATGATCATCAAAAAAAATGCAACCATAGATATTATTCATGTTGATGAAGATTTTAACAACTCTATTCACATGCAGGAAAAAGAAAAAGGTTTTAGAGATTATTTTGATGAAATAGAAAATTCTGATTATAAAATTGTAACCCATAACTCTAAACAATCTGACCTAGCAAATAATTTAGATTCTATATTTTCTGATTCATTTACTTCGGATGCTATTTTTGTGACCACGTCTAAAGTTTATGAAGTTGCGGAATTTATAAAAAGTAAAAATTTGAATAACGTAAAACTGATTGGCTACGATTTATTGGAAGAGAATATTCAATATTTAAAAGAAAACGTTATAGATTTCTTGATTCATCAAAATCCTAAAAAACAAGTATATTTAGGACTGAATTATTTAGTTGATTTCTTTCTTTTTAATAAAGAAATACCTAGCAAAAGCTTATTACCAATAGATATCATTACTAGCGAAAATATAGATACCTATTTAGAAAATTGA
- a CDS encoding 50S ribosomal protein L25/general stress protein Ctc translates to MKSITIKGSKRESVGKVATKALRNAGMVPCVIYGGENPIHFSAEEKAFKKLVFTPNVYTASLDIDGQKIAAVLQDIQFHPVTDKIIHVDFYQLFDDKEITMKIPVTLVGTSPGVLNGGALRFTNRKLRVKALPANLPDFVTADISKLKIGSKLTVTSLATEGYTFMHPDNTVVVQVRTSRNATVSEDEEEEATEAAAE, encoded by the coding sequence ATGAAATCAATTACAATTAAAGGATCAAAAAGAGAAAGCGTAGGTAAAGTAGCAACTAAAGCCTTACGTAATGCTGGTATGGTTCCTTGCGTTATATACGGAGGAGAAAACCCAATACATTTTTCAGCAGAAGAAAAAGCGTTTAAAAAGTTGGTATTCACTCCAAATGTGTATACAGCAAGTTTAGATATTGATGGTCAAAAAATAGCAGCAGTGTTACAAGACATTCAATTTCACCCTGTAACAGATAAAATTATTCACGTAGATTTTTATCAATTATTTGATGATAAAGAAATTACAATGAAGATTCCTGTAACTTTAGTAGGTACTTCTCCAGGAGTATTAAATGGTGGAGCTTTACGTTTTACAAACCGTAAATTAAGAGTAAAAGCATTACCTGCTAACTTACCAGATTTTGTAACTGCAGATATTTCTAAATTAAAAATTGGAAGTAAATTAACAGTAACATCATTAGCAACTGAAGGATATACATTTATGCACCCAGACAACACTGTTGTTGTGCAAGTAAGAACTTCTCGTAACGCGACTGTTTCTGAAGATGAAGAAGAAGAAGCTACAGAAGCTGCTGCAGAATAA
- a CDS encoding phosphotransferase enzyme family protein — protein MKTETIISIFNEFDHQFNYKSHSELNSGHINDTFLIKTDGDTNYILQRINQVVFKDVLGLVNNKVLTSNHIRSKYPNASDEVLNKTVLSFIKEKNSNSYYHKEGVNFWNVMIFIDDSVTHEIVKDEEIAYEGGKLLGDFLNLTSDFDSSQLIDVIPNFHNMAFRFKQYASSIQSASKSRLTKAADYIQIVADLKEEMHILQNLKDAGEIPIRVTHNDTKISNSLFTEDNKGICMIDTDTVMPGIIYYDFGDAIRTICNTAAEDETDLSKVEFNLDYYKAYEKGFLEKTKDSLTEVELKYLPLAAKTMIFIMALRFLTDYLNNDTYYKTTYADHNLDRAKNQFKLIESFSKKL, from the coding sequence ATGAAGACAGAAACAATTATCTCTATTTTTAACGAGTTCGACCATCAATTTAATTATAAAAGTCATTCAGAATTAAATTCTGGACACATAAATGATACTTTTTTAATAAAAACAGATGGTGATACCAATTATATACTCCAAAGAATCAATCAGGTTGTTTTTAAAGATGTTCTGGGGTTGGTAAACAACAAAGTATTAACGAGCAATCATATTAGAAGCAAATATCCAAACGCATCAGACGAAGTATTAAATAAGACAGTTTTAAGTTTTATAAAAGAAAAGAATAGTAATTCTTATTATCACAAAGAAGGTGTAAATTTCTGGAATGTGATGATTTTTATTGATGATAGCGTGACCCACGAAATTGTAAAAGACGAAGAAATTGCCTACGAAGGCGGAAAACTTTTAGGAGACTTTTTAAACTTAACATCAGATTTTGACAGCAGTCAATTAATAGATGTCATTCCTAATTTTCATAATATGGCTTTTCGCTTTAAGCAGTATGCTTCTTCTATACAAAGTGCCTCTAAAAGTCGCTTAACCAAAGCAGCAGATTACATACAAATAGTGGCAGATTTAAAGGAGGAAATGCACATTCTTCAGAATTTAAAAGATGCAGGTGAAATTCCTATAAGAGTTACACATAACGATACAAAAATATCTAATTCGCTCTTTACAGAAGACAACAAAGGGATTTGTATGATAGATACAGACACCGTAATGCCAGGTATTATTTATTATGATTTTGGCGATGCTATTAGAACAATTTGTAACACAGCCGCAGAAGATGAAACAGATTTGTCTAAGGTGGAATTCAATTTAGATTATTACAAAGCATACGAGAAAGGATTTTTAGAAAAAACAAAAGATTCCTTAACAGAGGTAGAGTTAAAATATTTGCCATTAGCAGCAAAAACCATGATTTTTATAATGGCTTTGCGTTTTTTAACAGACTATTTAAACAATGATACTTACTACAAAACAACCTATGCTGATCATAATTTAGACAGAGCAAAAAATCAATTTAAATTGATAGAGAGTTTTTCCAAAAAATTATAA
- the nagB gene encoding glucosamine-6-phosphate deaminase, whose protein sequence is MLKSTIDKATGFEKRFENIGTIVYEDSTSASKSIAQEIANLIKVKQSQRQPCILGLATGSSPKGLYAELVRLHKEEGLSFKNVVSFNLDEYYPMEPDSINSYVRFMQEQLFNHIDILPENCHVPDGTLSKAAIRDYCDQYEAKIEALGGIDLQILGIGGNGHIGFNESGSLQNSKTRLVALDHITRVAASGDFSGLENTPRTAITLGVKKIMEAKKVILMAWGESKSNIIKASVEDEVTSLVPASYLQEHRNATFILDQAAASKLTRINTPWLVEKVVWTDTLTRKAVLSLALYLKKPILMLTDADYIENGMSDLLADSGPAYDINIKIFNKLQNTITGWPGGKPNADDSKRPERAEPAKKRVLIFSPHPDDDVISMGGTFKRLHEQGHEVHIGYQTSGNIAVADDEALRFASFVCDYNDKFGIDNSEANAIYKKAADFLKNKKASEIDTPEVRYIKGLIRKGEARAASHFIGLPDSQIHFMELPFYETGAIKKNPIGVGDVQITADLIEKIKPHQIYAAGDLADPHGTHKVCLDAIFAAVRELKPKKFMKDCWVWLYRGAWQEWGIDEIEMAVPMGPDQVLEKRKGIFKHQSQKDGVVFQGADSREFWQRAEDRNRETAELYDQLGLSHYAAMEAFVRWHY, encoded by the coding sequence ATGTTAAAAAGTACTATAGACAAAGCGACAGGTTTCGAAAAAAGATTCGAAAATATTGGAACTATCGTTTATGAAGATTCTACATCAGCCTCAAAATCAATTGCACAAGAAATTGCAAATCTTATTAAGGTAAAGCAATCGCAAAGACAACCTTGTATTTTAGGTTTAGCAACAGGTTCTTCACCAAAAGGATTGTATGCAGAATTGGTAAGATTACACAAAGAAGAAGGGTTAAGTTTTAAAAACGTAGTGTCTTTTAATTTAGATGAATACTACCCAATGGAACCAGATTCTATAAATAGTTATGTGCGTTTTATGCAAGAACAATTGTTTAATCACATAGATATTTTACCAGAAAACTGTCATGTACCAGACGGAACTTTATCAAAAGCAGCTATTAGAGATTATTGTGATCAATATGAAGCAAAAATTGAAGCTTTAGGTGGTATCGATTTGCAAATTTTAGGAATTGGAGGAAATGGACATATTGGTTTTAACGAATCTGGTTCACTTCAAAATTCTAAAACAAGATTGGTTGCCTTAGACCATATTACAAGAGTAGCAGCTAGTGGAGATTTTTCTGGTTTAGAAAATACACCAAGAACTGCAATTACTTTAGGTGTTAAAAAAATAATGGAAGCTAAAAAAGTCATTTTAATGGCTTGGGGAGAAAGCAAATCTAATATTATAAAAGCTTCTGTAGAAGATGAGGTTACTAGCTTAGTACCGGCTTCTTACTTGCAAGAGCACAGAAATGCAACTTTTATTTTAGACCAAGCAGCAGCTTCTAAATTAACAAGAATCAATACGCCTTGGTTGGTAGAAAAAGTAGTTTGGACAGATACGCTTACTAGAAAAGCCGTTTTAAGTTTAGCACTTTATTTGAAGAAACCAATTTTAATGTTAACAGATGCAGATTACATAGAAAATGGAATGAGCGATTTGTTGGCAGATTCTGGACCTGCGTATGATATTAACATAAAAATATTTAACAAATTACAAAATACCATTACCGGTTGGCCAGGTGGAAAGCCAAATGCAGACGATAGTAAACGACCAGAAAGAGCAGAACCAGCTAAAAAACGTGTTTTAATTTTTAGTCCGCATCCAGATGATGATGTCATTAGTATGGGTGGTACTTTTAAGCGATTACACGAGCAAGGGCATGAAGTGCATATTGGATACCAAACCTCTGGTAATATTGCCGTTGCAGATGATGAAGCGTTACGTTTTGCTAGTTTTGTGTGTGATTATAATGACAAATTTGGAATTGATAATTCTGAAGCAAATGCAATTTACAAGAAAGCAGCAGACTTTTTAAAGAATAAAAAAGCGAGTGAAATAGATACTCCTGAAGTTAGATACATTAAAGGATTAATTAGAAAAGGAGAAGCAAGAGCAGCGAGTCACTTTATAGGTTTACCAGATAGCCAAATCCACTTTATGGAATTACCTTTCTATGAAACCGGAGCCATAAAAAAGAATCCAATTGGAGTTGGAGATGTACAAATAACCGCAGACTTGATCGAAAAAATTAAGCCGCATCAAATTTATGCAGCTGGAGATTTAGCTGATCCACACGGAACTCACAAAGTGTGTTTAGATGCCATTTTTGCAGCTGTTAGAGAGCTAAAACCTAAAAAGTTTATGAAAGACTGTTGGGTTTGGCTGTATAGAGGCGCATGGCAAGAATGGGGAATTGATGAAATAGAAATGGCGGTACCAATGGGTCCAGACCAAGTTCTAGAGAAAAGAAAAGGAATTTTTAAACATCAATCTCAAAAAGATGGTGTAGTTTTTCAAGGGGCAGATAGTAGAGAATTTTGGCAACGTGCAGAAGACAGAAATAGAGAAACTGCAGAATTATATGACCAATTAGGATTGTCTCATTACGCAGCTATGGAAGCATTTGTAAGATGGCATTATTAG
- the kbl gene encoding glycine C-acetyltransferase: protein MYGSIKENLQKELQAIKDNGLFKEERIITTSQDAVIKVSTGEEVINFCANNYLGLSNNKEVIQAAKDTLDSHGFGMSSVRFICGTQDIHKELEAKIAEFFHCEDTILYAAAFDANGGVFEPLLSKEDAIISDSLNHASIIDGVRLCKAARYRYNNNDMVSLEEQLIEANKQNHRFKIIVTDGVFSMDGVVAELDKICDLADKYDALVMVDECHASGFIGKTGRGTIELKNVLGRIDIVTGTLGKALGGAMGGFTTGKKEIIEMLRQRSRPYLFSNSLAPAIVGASLKVFEMLENDTSLRDKLEENTNHFRSKMEAAGFDLVGADAAIVPVMLYDAKLSQIMANQLLEEGIYVIGFFFPVVPKDKARIRVQLSAAHTKEHIDKAVAAFIKVGKRLNVIK, encoded by the coding sequence ATGTACGGAAGCATAAAAGAGAATTTACAGAAAGAATTACAAGCCATTAAAGACAATGGTTTATTTAAAGAAGAGCGCATTATTACAACCTCTCAAGATGCCGTTATTAAGGTTTCTACAGGAGAAGAAGTAATTAATTTTTGTGCCAACAACTACTTAGGACTTTCTAATAACAAAGAAGTAATTCAGGCAGCAAAAGACACATTAGACTCGCATGGTTTTGGTATGTCTTCTGTTCGTTTTATTTGTGGTACCCAAGATATTCATAAAGAATTAGAAGCTAAAATTGCCGAATTTTTTCATTGTGAAGACACTATTTTATACGCAGCCGCTTTTGATGCTAACGGAGGAGTTTTTGAACCTTTATTATCAAAAGAAGATGCTATTATTTCCGACTCCTTAAACCACGCTTCTATTATAGACGGAGTTCGTTTGTGTAAAGCTGCTCGTTACCGTTATAACAATAACGATATGGTTTCTTTAGAAGAACAGTTAATTGAAGCGAACAAACAAAACCATCGTTTTAAAATAATTGTAACCGATGGTGTATTTTCTATGGATGGTGTTGTTGCCGAATTAGACAAAATTTGTGATTTAGCAGATAAATATGATGCTTTGGTAATGGTAGATGAATGTCATGCTTCTGGTTTTATAGGTAAAACTGGTCGTGGAACCATAGAACTAAAAAACGTACTTGGCAGAATAGATATTGTTACCGGAACTTTAGGAAAAGCTTTGGGTGGTGCAATGGGTGGTTTTACTACGGGTAAAAAAGAAATTATAGAAATGTTACGTCAGCGTTCTAGACCTTATTTATTTTCAAACTCTTTGGCTCCTGCAATTGTTGGTGCCTCATTAAAGGTTTTTGAAATGTTAGAAAACGATACTTCATTAAGAGATAAGTTAGAGGAAAATACCAATCATTTTAGATCTAAAATGGAAGCCGCAGGTTTCGATTTAGTTGGTGCAGATGCTGCAATTGTACCTGTTATGTTGTATGATGCAAAATTGTCTCAGATTATGGCAAATCAATTATTAGAAGAAGGTATTTATGTAATAGGTTTTTTCTTTCCAGTAGTACCAAAAGACAAAGCAAGAATTAGAGTTCAATTATCTGCAGCACACACAAAAGAACATATAGATAAAGCGGTAGCTGCTTTTATTAAAGTTGGTAAAAGATTGAATGTAATTAAGTAA
- a CDS encoding sugar MFS transporter, giving the protein MSTTTKSQNNLVPIMIIGGLFAIFGFVTWINGALIPFMKTINELTETQAYLVATASYISFVVMALPASYIISKTGYKNGISLGLAIMAIGALVFIPAAEARTYWMFLLAIFIQGIGMTICQTAANPYITILGPIESGAKRMAMMGIANKVAGALGSIIFGALLLSGIDDVNEKIGNVSAEEKNVLLDTMADSVHTPYIVMAVVLFIFAFLIRKAALPNVEATEEEALTDGESSSNKTIFQYPHLWMGVLALFVYVGAEVIAGDTIIAYGISLGIPAADAKFFTTYTLMAMVATYALGVLLIPKFIQQKTALVISAILGIIFSVLIISTSGFTSVLFVAALGISNALVWPAIWPLTLDGLGKHTKTASALLIMAISGGAIIPPLYGRIVEANKHELITNGLQEADALATAATGSYWILIPCYAIVLLFAVWGHKIKSWSK; this is encoded by the coding sequence ATGAGCACGACTACTAAATCTCAAAACAACCTAGTCCCAATTATGATCATTGGAGGACTCTTCGCTATTTTCGGTTTTGTAACCTGGATAAACGGAGCGCTTATTCCATTCATGAAAACCATTAATGAACTTACGGAAACTCAGGCGTATTTAGTAGCTACAGCATCTTATATTTCATTTGTAGTAATGGCATTACCAGCGTCTTACATTATTTCTAAAACAGGTTATAAAAATGGTATATCATTAGGTTTAGCAATTATGGCAATTGGTGCATTGGTTTTTATACCCGCTGCCGAAGCACGTACTTATTGGATGTTTTTATTAGCTATTTTTATTCAAGGAATTGGAATGACCATTTGCCAAACTGCAGCCAACCCTTATATTACTATTTTGGGACCAATTGAAAGTGGTGCAAAACGTATGGCAATGATGGGAATTGCAAATAAAGTTGCAGGCGCTTTAGGTTCTATCATTTTTGGTGCGTTATTATTGTCTGGTATAGATGATGTAAATGAGAAAATAGGAAATGTTTCTGCTGAAGAAAAAAATGTTCTTTTAGATACCATGGCAGACAGTGTACATACACCATATATTGTAATGGCTGTTGTCTTATTCATTTTTGCTTTTCTAATTAGAAAAGCTGCATTACCTAATGTAGAGGCTACAGAAGAAGAGGCGTTAACAGACGGTGAATCTTCATCAAATAAAACCATATTTCAATATCCACATTTATGGATGGGAGTTCTAGCTTTATTTGTGTATGTTGGTGCAGAAGTTATTGCTGGAGATACCATTATTGCTTACGGAATTTCATTAGGCATACCAGCTGCAGATGCAAAATTCTTTACTACATACACCTTAATGGCAATGGTTGCCACCTACGCTTTAGGTGTCTTATTAATACCTAAATTCATACAACAAAAAACAGCGCTTGTTATTAGTGCTATTTTAGGTATTATTTTTAGTGTTCTTATAATATCTACCTCAGGGTTTACCTCTGTTTTATTTGTTGCAGCTTTAGGTATTTCTAATGCATTAGTTTGGCCAGCAATTTGGCCATTAACTTTAGATGGCTTAGGGAAACATACCAAAACAGCTTCGGCACTTTTAATTATGGCTATTTCTGGAGGGGCAATTATACCACCCTTGTATGGTAGAATTGTAGAAGCAAATAAACACGAATTAATTACCAATGGCCTACAAGAAGCAGATGCATTAGCAACTGCAGCAACGGGTAGTTATTGGATCTTAATTCCTTGTTATGCTATTGTTTTGTTATTCGCCGTATGGGGACATAAAATAAAAAGCTGGAGTAAATAA
- a CDS encoding ribose-phosphate pyrophosphokinase — translation MPTNQLAPKLFACRQSTVLAEKIAKEYNTTLGKVKTTYFSDGEFQPAFEESVRGRRVFIIGSTFPNADNLMEMLLMCDAAKRASARHITAVMPYFGWARQDRKDQPRVAIGAKLVAKLLESAGATRIMTMDLHADQIQGFFEKPVDHLFASTIFMPYINSLKLDNLTIASPDMGGSKRAYAYSKHLECDVVICYKQRIKANQIGHMELIGDVKGRNVILVDDMIDTGGTLAHAANLMMERGALSVRAICTHPILSGGAYDKIENSGLTELIVSDTIPLKKETSKIKVVSCAPLFADVMHKVQDNTSISGQFLM, via the coding sequence ATGCCTACAAATCAGTTAGCCCCAAAACTTTTTGCCTGCAGACAAAGCACAGTTTTGGCAGAGAAAATTGCAAAAGAATACAATACCACCTTAGGAAAAGTTAAAACAACTTACTTTAGTGACGGAGAATTTCAGCCAGCATTTGAAGAATCTGTTCGTGGAAGACGTGTTTTTATTATTGGTTCTACATTTCCGAATGCAGACAATTTAATGGAAATGTTGTTAATGTGTGATGCTGCAAAAAGAGCATCAGCAAGACACATTACAGCAGTTATGCCATATTTTGGTTGGGCTAGACAAGATAGAAAAGATCAACCTAGAGTTGCTATTGGAGCAAAATTAGTTGCAAAACTTTTAGAATCTGCTGGAGCAACAAGAATTATGACGATGGATTTACATGCAGACCAAATACAGGGTTTCTTTGAAAAGCCAGTAGATCATTTATTTGCATCTACTATTTTTATGCCATACATAAATAGCTTAAAATTAGACAATTTAACAATTGCATCTCCAGATATGGGAGGTTCTAAAAGAGCGTATGCATACTCTAAGCACTTAGAATGTGATGTTGTTATTTGTTATAAGCAACGTATTAAAGCCAACCAAATTGGGCACATGGAGTTAATTGGAGACGTTAAAGGTAGAAATGTAATCTTAGTAGATGATATGATTGATACTGGAGGAACATTAGCACATGCAGCAAATTTAATGATGGAAAGAGGTGCATTAAGTGTAAGAGCAATTTGTACACATCCAATCCTTTCTGGTGGCGCTTATGATAAAATAGAAAACTCAGGATTAACAGAATTGATTGTTTCAGACACTATTCCGTTAAAAAAGGAGACATCTAAAATAAAAGTGGTATCTTGCGCGCCATTATTTGCTGATGTTATGCATAAAGTGCAAGACAATACTTCAATTAGTGGACAATTTTTAATGTAA
- the aldA gene encoding aldehyde dehydrogenase: MQQFEQYINGKFVKSTSSEVTEVLNPCTEEVLSTIPHGSVEDANNALDAAQNAHHAWKSLPAIQRANYLNKMADVIRENRIFLAKTLASEQAKVIGLAQVEIDVTADYFDYYSGFARRIEGEIIQSDRSKEHIFLHKAPIGVAVGILPWNWPFFVMARKVAASLITGNTCVIKPSCIAPNTIMEWVKMIQKIELPAGVLNIVCGSGPIVGNALSKSPTTGIISLTGSVFAGQKVMEAASANITKVSLELGGKAPAIVCADANLELAVNAIVTSRITYSGQICNCAERVYVEESIHDQFLEMVTAKMKAVTVEDAFSDNNPDMSALVSKDQLDKVSEMVEFAKKEGAEVLVGGSRSPQFNKGYFYQPTLLTNIKQDMQIMQEEVFGPVLPVMKFGTLDEAIALANDSEFGLTSSIFSENFNKVMHAAEELQYGETYINREHFEAIQGFHAGWKKSGLGGADGKHGMEEYLQTKVVYAQYR, from the coding sequence ATGCAGCAATTTGAACAGTATATTAACGGAAAATTTGTAAAATCGACTTCATCAGAAGTAACAGAAGTTTTAAACCCTTGTACAGAAGAAGTCCTTTCTACGATACCACATGGTAGTGTAGAAGATGCTAATAATGCATTAGATGCAGCTCAAAACGCGCATCATGCTTGGAAATCTCTTCCTGCAATTCAAAGAGCCAATTATTTAAATAAAATGGCAGATGTTATTCGTGAAAACAGAATATTTTTAGCCAAAACTTTAGCTTCAGAGCAAGCAAAAGTAATTGGTTTGGCACAAGTAGAAATAGATGTTACTGCAGATTATTTTGATTATTATTCAGGTTTCGCAAGAAGAATAGAAGGAGAAATTATACAAAGTGACCGTAGTAAAGAACATATCTTTTTACACAAAGCTCCTATTGGAGTAGCTGTAGGTATTTTACCTTGGAACTGGCCGTTTTTTGTTATGGCAAGAAAAGTAGCGGCATCTTTAATTACAGGAAATACTTGTGTAATTAAACCAAGTTGTATTGCTCCAAATACCATAATGGAATGGGTTAAAATGATTCAAAAAATTGAATTACCAGCAGGTGTTTTAAATATCGTTTGTGGTTCTGGTCCTATTGTTGGAAATGCTTTAAGTAAAAGTCCTACAACGGGTATTATCAGTTTAACGGGTAGTGTTTTTGCGGGGCAAAAAGTTATGGAAGCAGCCTCTGCAAACATTACAAAGGTTTCTTTAGAGTTAGGTGGTAAAGCACCAGCAATTGTTTGTGCAGATGCTAATTTAGAATTGGCTGTTAATGCAATTGTTACTTCTAGAATTACTTATAGCGGACAAATTTGTAATTGTGCAGAACGTGTGTATGTAGAAGAATCTATTCACGACCAATTTTTAGAAATGGTAACTGCTAAAATGAAAGCGGTAACAGTAGAAGATGCTTTTTCTGATAACAACCCAGATATGAGTGCTTTGGTTTCTAAAGACCAATTAGATAAAGTATCTGAAATGGTAGAATTTGCCAAAAAAGAAGGTGCAGAAGTATTGGTTGGTGGATCTAGATCTCCACAATTTAATAAAGGGTATTTTTATCAACCTACTTTATTAACTAATATAAAACAAGACATGCAAATTATGCAAGAAGAAGTATTCGGTCCTGTTTTACCAGTGATGAAATTTGGTACTTTAGATGAAGCAATTGCCTTGGCAAATGATTCTGAATTTGGATTAACATCATCTATCTTCTCAGAAAACTTTAACAAAGTAATGCATGCTGCAGAAGAATTACAATACGGAGAAACGTATATTAATAGAGAGCATTTTGAAGCTATTCAAGGTTTCCACGCAGGTTGGAAAAAATCTGGATTAGGTGGTGCAGATGGTAAACATGGTATGGAAGAATATCTTCAAACTAAAGTTGTGTACGCACAATACAGATAG
- a CDS encoding L-rhamnose mutarotase — translation MTKYCFALDLKDDDELIDEYKKTHQKIWPEITKSILDAGILNLEIFNVHNRLFMIMEVDASFSFEEKDELDKNNVKVQEWEAFMWKYQQALPMAKKGEKWVLMDKIYQL, via the coding sequence ATGACAAAATATTGTTTCGCTTTAGATTTAAAAGATGATGATGAACTCATTGATGAGTATAAAAAAACGCATCAAAAAATATGGCCAGAAATCACTAAAAGTATTCTTGATGCAGGTATTTTAAACCTAGAGATTTTTAATGTACACAATCGCTTATTCATGATTATGGAAGTAGATGCTTCTTTTTCTTTTGAAGAGAAAGATGAACTTGATAAAAATAATGTAAAAGTACAAGAATGGGAAGCTTTTATGTGGAAGTATCAGCAAGCTCTTCCAATGGCTAAAAAAGGGGAGAAGTGGGTTTTAATGGATAAAATATATCAGTTGTAA
- a CDS encoding nucleotidyltransferase family protein gives MSKNNKPTLVILAAGMGSRYGGLKQMDSFTKEGDTIIDFSLYDAIEAGFGKVVFIIRKTFEKDFKAIYNTKLAGKIAVEYVFQELENVPEKYRNPERVKPWGTGHALLMTKDIIKENFAIINADDFYSRQAFVAIAEQLRNTDKNSYAFSMLAYSLKNTISENGYVSRGECTVDENGFLTDVTERVRIEKIDGVLKSENDNGEMFPIDENTTVSMNFWGFTPKCFEFGDTLFLDFLEKTKENLKAEFYLPTIVNTMLASKKASVKVLESDSKWFGVTYSDDKEKAQLEINKLKENGVYPTKLWN, from the coding sequence ATGAGTAAAAACAACAAACCCACACTAGTTATTTTAGCAGCAGGAATGGGAAGTCGTTACGGCGGCTTAAAACAAATGGACAGTTTTACCAAAGAAGGAGATACTATTATAGACTTCTCTCTTTATGATGCAATTGAAGCTGGTTTTGGTAAAGTGGTTTTTATCATCCGAAAAACTTTCGAAAAAGATTTTAAAGCTATTTACAACACAAAGTTAGCAGGTAAAATAGCCGTAGAATATGTGTTTCAAGAATTAGAAAACGTACCCGAAAAATATAGAAATCCAGAAAGGGTAAAACCTTGGGGAACAGGCCACGCTTTATTAATGACGAAAGATATAATAAAAGAAAATTTTGCCATTATAAATGCTGACGATTTTTATAGCAGACAAGCTTTTGTTGCCATTGCAGAACAGTTAAGAAATACAGATAAAAATAGTTATGCTTTTAGTATGTTAGCTTATTCTTTAAAAAATACAATTTCAGAAAATGGTTATGTTTCTAGAGGAGAATGCACCGTTGATGAAAACGGTTTTTTAACTGATGTTACCGAAAGAGTTAGAATTGAAAAAATAGACGGAGTATTAAAAAGTGAAAACGATAACGGAGAAATGTTTCCTATTGATGAAAACACGACAGTTTCTATGAATTTCTGGGGTTTTACTCCTAAATGTTTTGAGTTTGGAGACACCTTATTTTTAGACTTCTTAGAAAAAACGAAAGAAAACTTAAAAGCAGAATTTTATTTACCAACCATTGTAAATACTATGTTGGCGTCTAAAAAAGCATCTGTAAAAGTACTAGAATCAGACTCTAAATGGTTTGGAGTTACCTATAGTGACGATAAGGAAAAAGCGCAATTAGAGATTAACAAACTGAAAGAAAACGGAGTGTATCCAACTAAATTATGGAACTAA